In Lolium perenne isolate Kyuss_39 chromosome 5, Kyuss_2.0, whole genome shotgun sequence, the sequence AAGGGGGGTCTCAGACACGACTACTCCCTCCATCTGAGTTCTTCCTCATGGACTTAGTTCCTATACGGGCTCGCGACATCGACAACACCATGtgcgacaacaacaacaacaacaacaacgaagATGCTATAGTGGTGACCTTCCCTGCCACAATATATGTTATTCTCATCTCTTTTTTCTTAGTTTGATGTAGATCTATTAGATATACTTAGTTTAATGAATATGGTTAAGTTTGCTAGTGCTTATGTCATGTTGATCTCGGTAATTACACTTACTTAGAAATTGCTTAATATAATTTcacataaaatagataaacaCTCTAAATAATGTTTTCATTATTACTTACACTGAGCAGTATGCTTGCTATTACTGATTGGGTACAAACAGACACCCAAACAAATCATAGTTAACGCCTACAGGTGGCCAACTTTAGGCTACTAAGAATAGCCATTTCGGTTAAAAAAAATATCAGGATAAGTACAGGTGGTACGAATATAACATACATATATGGTTGTAAGGGGTATCCTGCATAAACCTGCGAAAGTGTTATCTATTTCAAACTAGACTAATTTGTCAAAAAAAATTACAACTAACCTAAATTGTTTTGACTACGAAGCGAGATGAATTGGGTGCCACTTTGCATCCCTATATACGTACGTTGCAGAATACATGAAAAATCACTACAACTTGGGCTCTCTGGATCACCAGGGGTCAGTTTGGTTGTTCACACCATTTTTCTGCATCTAGGGTGATCTTCCCACGAAGCCATAATTTACCGGGTCAAATTCAAAACCACGATCTGCATCTAGTTTGATTGCCAACTATTTATTTTTAGCTTATTTGTGCACTTTGTTTGGTTGCCAATAAAGTTGGATTTTAGGTAGGCGGATGGAAACTGAGCATGTTTGGTTGCATACGATCTAATGATATGGTAACAACTTCAGGCGGATAGAAACTGAGCATGTTTGGTTGCATACGGTCTAATGATATGGTAACAACTTCTCAAAAATGGTAAAACCTTTTTGGGTAGTGCACTTGCGGAGAACTCATTGAGATGGTACCTTGTTAACTGGAAATGTGGAAAAATACCAGAATGGTAAGCATGTGGTATCAGCTaggtagaatttaccttcttagatTTTGAGGCCATTGGGTCTCTCTTAGATGTTAGCAATTAATGTTGCATCATGGAATGATCCTTATCATCCAGCAAACACATATGTGAACCTCATATCAAAATCAAGAATCTACGCATATTTGGTTGGTGTAGTGCTTCCTCCCTGTATGAATGAGAGTCGCTTCTGGGTACTCTTGCAGTCACATGAGTATCATGAATTGCACCAACATAAGTTTGACATTTACATGAAAAAATTATTAGGCCTCACTACAATAAAATCATGTCATGAACTACAAGTTAGAGTTGCTCACCTTCAAATATGACAACCATCGGTACCTATCTTTgatattgggggggggggggggctttacaaATAGATGATGATCATCTCTCCTCTAACCTCCCCAATAGCATACATGACTTGCTTGAAGTACGTGGATATTGTCTCAGTCGATCTCCTCTATGTGCTATTGCTCACTCGAAATCTCTGGTTCTGTCCAAGAACATGAAAGAACATTGACAGTTTCTCCTCAATACAGGTGTGATGCTATATTTAAGCAACATCCTAACCCTTAACATGTTCACAAGCTAGTTAAAAGGGGATCCTTTTATCCTAAGCATGTTGACAACCTCTACATCGTTGTTGTTATAGATGTAGTTCAGATTTATCATCCTCTCTCTATCGCGTTGAAACTTGGGAGCATATGTGATAGGTGCAACGAATCGCTCTCAGGTAGATGAAAAGCATTGAAGCTTGAATCACAAGTATGAGGACAACTGCATGAACAAACATATTCATCTGGGCGTCCTAATTAAGTCGATGTTGCATACGTAACAACAAAGTCGGCCAGAAGTTAACTAACGAGCTAAGGAGCTAATGGTGGAGGTGGGAGGGGGGGTTATAGGTGCTTCTAGCTTTAGTTGAAGACGGCGACATGAACTCGCCGGTGCCGCAGATCTTCGAGCTCCGCCGCTGCCGGTGTGAGAGAAGAGAGGGTGACAGTGGAGATCTGTGAAGTCGGAGTGGCCGTTGTTGCGGATCTAaatcgccgccaacgccgatgtcACTGTCCAAGAGGGAAAGTGAGGCTAGATTTGTTCTTCACTGGTAGTGCGGCTAAGAGGGCGGTGAGGCTACATTTcacgcaagaccgaggagccaatTTCCCACCATCAGCAAGCTTGCTTCCCTGCGCATGCCTTCTCTCTCTCTGAGCCCGCAAGCGTCTGTCCCAGCATCAACGGTAAAATTCAGAATCCAACCGTACCTTGGAGTCCTATCCCATGGGTGCTTTAAGATTCACGCAAGCCGAGACCCCGCAATCCGGTTGTCAAGTAAACATCCAATTTTGGCATCCGTGAAGTTGACAAAGGATGTTCCCGAGCAACCAAATCCCCACGCATGCGCCTTGTTAGAAGTTGAACGGGCAGAAATAAACTCGGTGTCATTCCGTGCGCCGATCCTTGGCTCGCGGCTTTTAGACAAGTAACGTGTTTGTCACTTGTTCATTTGGCAAAATCTTGGAATTCCACCATTATTTTGCCTGCACGCAGGAACTGCGAGTTTGTGGGCAGGAGCGAGTCCTGACGCTCTCTGTATCACGGCCGTGCAATCAACCATCCTACGTGTCACCATTAGCTCCCGCAAGCTCTAGATAGGACGGTCAAGGTCAAACTAATCATCAGTTGGCCGCAGAACGGGATGATGAGCCCCACGGGGGCCCACGTGGCCCAGCTAAACCCCGCCAGTTAATTCTTAACCCCCACTGACTTGTCCTCGTCAAATCGCAGTATATAACCAGGCCACTCCAAGCCTAGCTCTCTGTCCACCACCACCATCCATCCAAACCCAAACCAGCTTGGCTTTGACATCGCCGGCCATGTCAACGTCGTCGAgagcgcggcgcggcggcgggaggCAGTTCGCGGTGGGCGGGCGGCTGCGGCACGTGGCCGTGGTGGACGCGGGGTGCGGgtgccgcccgcgccgcccgagGCTGCCGGCGCTCATGAGCCTGCCTTCCTTCCTCAGGCCGTCTCCGAAGCCGCCGGTGCCGGCGCCGGGGAGCAGCATCAGCAGCTCCCTGTCCCGTTCGTCGTCCTTCTTCCcgtcctccgcctccaccgcctcctccgccacctactCCACCTACTCCTCCTCCAGCGCCTCCTACAAGCAGCACGGCCAGGCGCCCGCGGTGCCCTACGGGGTGACGGCCAAGGCGTCCGCCCCGGCGCCGGTCGCGAGGAAGAAACATGCCGCGAGGAAGAGGCGCGAGAAGGCAGCGGCGTCGGCGGAGGAGGGCGTcggggtggcggtggagaaggagTCGTCGGACCCGCGCGCGGACTTCCGCGACAGCATGgtgcagatggtggtggagatggggcTCTGCGACTGGGACGGCCTCCGCTGCATGCTCCGCCGCCTGCTCGCCCTCAACGCGCCGCGACACCACGCCGCCATCCTCGCCGCCTTCGCAGAGGTCTGCGCCCAGCTCGCCTCCGACCCTCCGCCGCAGCCGCCGGCATACCACTACGACTACTACTACTGACGAAGCTCGTCCGCTCGTGCTCTGTTCCGTGTGTACGTGGTGGGGGTCTCGAGATCCTGGCACCACCTGGTGTACGCGTCGCTTACCGGGTGGTGATAGGATCTCTCAGGAGGCAGTTTGGTGAAGAAAATTAGTAGTGGCATGCAGG encodes:
- the LOC127299770 gene encoding uncharacterized protein, whose translation is MSTSSRARRGGGRQFAVGGRLRHVAVVDAGCGCRPRRPRLPALMSLPSFLRPSPKPPVPAPGSSISSSLSRSSSFFPSSASTASSATYSTYSSSSASYKQHGQAPAVPYGVTAKASAPAPVARKKHAARKRREKAAASAEEGVGVAVEKESSDPRADFRDSMVQMVVEMGLCDWDGLRCMLRRLLALNAPRHHAAILAAFAEVCAQLASDPPPQPPAYHYDYYY